The Ascaphus truei isolate aAscTru1 chromosome 14, aAscTru1.hap1, whole genome shotgun sequence genome segment TCCGACTTGAACAGCTGATAAAAGGCTTGCTAGATTTTTGAATGTGCTTGGATATTGAAATGTAACATGCAATTAGCACAATCATCACAGTGAAGAATATACACATGTCTATATAAATAATTGCTTCGTGCCATTTGACTCCAAGTGGGCTTTTAAGTTTCATGCAGTCGTTCACATTGTCTCTGGTCGGTTGAACGTTGGTAAGAATGACATTGGGCAAGGCCAGCAGAGACATGCCTAGCCAAACGCACACAGACGCAACCTTTGTGAACTTGATGCTGTACATTTTAGAGTTCCCAAATGGTTTCACCACTTTAAGGTATCGGTCGATGCTAATAAGTCCAAGGAACCCAATACTAATATACATGCTCGTGTAGAACAGGATGCCGGTATATCGGCAGAGGTAGATGTTGAAATTCCATGGCCCAATCCCAGAGGTTTGTATAATTTTAAATGGAAACGTTACTGTCATTAGAAGGTCAGCTACCATGATGTTCTTGAGATAGAAGATAAAGCTGGTTTTGTTTCTGATGTGGAAAAAAATCCATACTGCGAGGCCGTTCAGCATGACGCTTGCCAGGAAAATGATGAGGTATAAGACAGGTAACCCAATCCGTACGAGTTCACTGAAAGACGTAGAATTCTCTCCTGGACCCGTCATATTGACGTCGAATTCATCCTTGTTTTCCTCTGAAAACCCAGAAAAATAAGAATAATGTAAAACATTGGATCTTCAGATAAATGGTTTATTTGATTGATtatggtttaacccctttgccacTAGCAGGGCCAGCGGCGCATAGCTAGCGATGTTTAATATTCACACGCCTGATGAAGGTCTACTACAagagtggccaactgcagttctccagggccaccaacagcacaggtggttcaattagTGGCTTAGTCAATGACTGaaacagggatagccttaaaacctggcccttgaggacggggtTGGCCATCCCTGACCTATGTATTaaaggtgggcactttcacttGTGTTGTCGTTATAAAAATATTTCACATTTTTGTTTTGGACGTGGTTTTggttaaacaaacaaacaaacacaatgTGTTCTGGTTTTGCTCaaactgtttgtttgttttttcttgtgtaTTTTTACTAAATGATGGGAAAACTGCCCTCGAAATAAGCAGGAACATGCTAAATTAGCACAATGAAGCAAGACAAATGCTTAACATATGAATAGAATCATACAAACAATtaggaaataaaaataataacagaaAAATGTTAAATAGTTAAAAGAAGATATGTCGAGAAAGACCGCAAGCTTTCATTAGAGATGGGCCAATCAGCACCAGTCGGGGACTTGGAGTGTCCTTTGGAGGCATTGGGGAAGAGTTACATAAAGTTTTTATCAGAATGAGATTCTGCGTCTCTGCATCATTATTTTTAATCTGTACGAAATTTTGCCAGATCGGAAGTGTCTCGAGTGTAACGTTCTGCACCAGGTTGGATACATTTGATGCAACTGGGCTTCAATAATTGAGCAGTGCGTCAaaccacacttttttttaaagttcataggttttttttttttacgcacAAATGACATTTGCAGAGAGGTAAGGTAGAACATTTTAAAGCAGACCATATCAAAAAATGTGatttgatgcagggggtctctggagttgaaccgCGTTAATATCCGCTCCGGTGACCCCTGATTCCTGCGATACTTACCTCCgtttggggtgccggtagcaaCTCTGAAGGTGTAAAGCTCCTGTTCACgcgggccaaaaggaagccgcaagggatgatgtcacggcttcctataggcatgcgggacatttttttttataacttgtattttattatacataaatgcatgatatacataaaaaaaatgacatcaggtgcatatttagcatatcatatacaataacaaaagcataataaactcacgtagtttttcgagccctacttaaccacgtgagtgggaatcgtcatgtgtaaggtactggagtaaataataataataataaaaaaaaaaaaaaaaaaggggtggggggggaggaggtaaaggagggggtgggggggggaggagagagggaaggtgtaTCCAAGGATAAGAATACATCTGCCTCCGGGGAACACCTGGACAGCGTGAGGACTATGTATCAACTAGTGAGGCCTTTCGGTAGCGTAAGTGATTGGGCGTAAGGAGTATGAGGTTCTAGGTGTGGGGTTGGTTCTTATgtccccaaaggagaacgcatttattactattatagccaaattgtgttacgctctaccccagggatgtctgtttgggcaagccagggggcccaaacttttagataattgtcgccagtgtcattaactaagctcgttaacttttccatctggcagataaaccaaatacgattccgaatctttgggacaattggaatatcggggcgtttccatagtgctgcgatctcgcaccgcgtagctagagcaaaatgtgcaattagtttattgtgtgattttgataggttctttaggggtctgttcatgagaaacagccacgggtctgggggaatagtgagatcaaatattctctgaatccaatttctgatcttttcccatagcgggtatatcagcgggcaagaccacagcatatgtaacaggtcagctgttcctccacattgtttagggcacaatggggaggaccctggtacaaacttagataatttgagtggggtgaggtaccatctcataagaactttatatgcgttctccttcagtgtggtgcatatagaactttttgcggctcctaggaaTATAGGGCATGCGGGACATTTAAGCTGTCATTTTGATAGCCCACTACTGCCCAGCTGGAGCTGCTACCGGTACCCTATATAGTATCTCGGGGAacagggggtcaccagagctcAAAGGAAcaca includes the following:
- the GPR87 gene encoding G-protein coupled receptor 87 isoform X1, which gives rise to MEVDLHGNSPEENKDEFDVNMTGPGENSTSFSELVRIGLPVLYLIIFLASVMLNGLAVWIFFHIRNKTSFIFYLKNIMVADLLMTVTFPFKIIQTSGIGPWNFNIYLCRYTGILFYTSMYISIGFLGLISIDRYLKVVKPFGNSKMYSIKFTKVASVCVWLGMSLLALPNVILTNVQPTRDNVNDCMKLKSPLGVKWHEAIIYIDMCIFFTVMIVLIACYISISKHIQKSSKPFISCSSRTRRHNQSIRVVVAVFFVCFLPYHLCKVPFTFTQLDTLLDEHAYNILLYCKESTLFLSACNVCLDPIIYFFMCRSFSQRLFNRSNIRSRSESIRSLQSVRKSEVRIYCEYTEV
- the GPR87 gene encoding G-protein coupled receptor 87 isoform X2, which encodes MSHEDCSKEENKDEFDVNMTGPGENSTSFSELVRIGLPVLYLIIFLASVMLNGLAVWIFFHIRNKTSFIFYLKNIMVADLLMTVTFPFKIIQTSGIGPWNFNIYLCRYTGILFYTSMYISIGFLGLISIDRYLKVVKPFGNSKMYSIKFTKVASVCVWLGMSLLALPNVILTNVQPTRDNVNDCMKLKSPLGVKWHEAIIYIDMCIFFTVMIVLIACYISISKHIQKSSKPFISCSSRTRRHNQSIRVVVAVFFVCFLPYHLCKVPFTFTQLDTLLDEHAYNILLYCKESTLFLSACNVCLDPIIYFFMCRSFSQRLFNRSNIRSRSESIRSLQSVRKSEVRIYCEYTEV
- the GPR87 gene encoding G-protein coupled receptor 87 isoform X3 produces the protein MTGPGENSTSFSELVRIGLPVLYLIIFLASVMLNGLAVWIFFHIRNKTSFIFYLKNIMVADLLMTVTFPFKIIQTSGIGPWNFNIYLCRYTGILFYTSMYISIGFLGLISIDRYLKVVKPFGNSKMYSIKFTKVASVCVWLGMSLLALPNVILTNVQPTRDNVNDCMKLKSPLGVKWHEAIIYIDMCIFFTVMIVLIACYISISKHIQKSSKPFISCSSRTRRHNQSIRVVVAVFFVCFLPYHLCKVPFTFTQLDTLLDEHAYNILLYCKESTLFLSACNVCLDPIIYFFMCRSFSQRLFNRSNIRSRSESIRSLQSVRKSEVRIYCEYTEV